A genomic region of Salinibacter pepae contains the following coding sequences:
- a CDS encoding cold-shock protein — translation MQRGTIKWFDTEKGFGFIEPEEGGEDVFLHVSNITGSTGGDDLREGQTVAFETERTEKGLSALNASPVG, via the coding sequence ATGCAACGCGGAACAATTAAGTGGTTTGACACCGAGAAGGGATTTGGCTTCATCGAGCCCGAGGAGGGCGGTGAGGATGTCTTCCTGCACGTAAGCAACATCACCGGTTCGACGGGCGGCGACGACCTGCGCGAAGGCCAGACCGTTGCGTTCGAGACCGAGCGAACGGAGAAGGGACTGAGCGCCCTCAACGCCTCGCCGGTCGGATAA
- a CDS encoding lysylphosphatidylglycerol synthase transmembrane domain-containing protein — protein sequence MLSRRRWFQIGSFVLAGGLLALAVYGVDMSNIWTAFRKADYRWLLPLVVLVLGSNLFRAWRWQILVEALPDPEDRAGHTARARMLEASFSSVMIGYMVNYVAPRMGEVARTANLSARTPYRFSSIFGTVVSERIFDTAVLGAALLSAVGLLVNRLDVLREQFVAPAWARLQSIPLDWLAGGALGLLLLLVLAIGGARWLLQREDSGLGRVWATTLKPAAVSFRKGMTTLVASPRRGAIVLSTVGMWAGYLLMAYLPFRMLHLAEPYGIGILDAWALMAIGAIGILVPSPGGIGSYHYITEQALVHLYGVPSAEALTYAFLTHGAQLVFYTLAGLVAVVYQGSGFR from the coding sequence GTGCTGAGTCGACGGCGGTGGTTTCAAATCGGAAGCTTCGTCCTGGCGGGCGGCCTTCTCGCCCTCGCCGTGTACGGCGTGGACATGAGCAACATCTGGACGGCCTTCCGAAAGGCCGACTACCGGTGGCTGCTCCCCCTGGTCGTACTCGTCCTGGGCAGCAACCTGTTTCGCGCCTGGCGCTGGCAGATCCTGGTGGAGGCGCTGCCGGACCCCGAGGACCGGGCCGGCCACACGGCCCGCGCCCGCATGCTGGAGGCCTCTTTCTCCTCCGTTATGATCGGCTACATGGTGAACTACGTCGCCCCGCGGATGGGCGAAGTGGCGCGGACCGCCAACCTTTCGGCCCGCACCCCCTACCGGTTCAGCAGCATCTTCGGGACCGTCGTCTCCGAGCGCATTTTCGATACGGCCGTGCTGGGAGCGGCCCTTCTGAGTGCCGTCGGGCTGCTCGTCAACCGCCTCGACGTGCTGCGCGAGCAGTTCGTGGCCCCGGCGTGGGCCCGGTTGCAGTCCATTCCACTCGACTGGCTCGCCGGGGGCGCGCTCGGCCTGCTCCTGCTGCTCGTCCTCGCCATCGGGGGGGCCCGTTGGCTCCTTCAGCGCGAAGACTCGGGGCTCGGTCGCGTCTGGGCAACCACCCTCAAGCCCGCCGCGGTGTCGTTCCGGAAAGGGATGACGACACTGGTGGCCTCCCCCCGCCGCGGGGCCATTGTCCTCTCCACAGTCGGCATGTGGGCCGGGTACCTGCTGATGGCCTACCTGCCCTTCCGCATGCTCCACCTCGCCGAGCCCTACGGCATTGGCATTTTGGACGCGTGGGCCCTCATGGCGATCGGCGCAATCGGCATCCTGGTGCCCTCCCCCGGCGGCATCGGGTCGTACCACTACATCACCGAACAGGCGCTGGTCCACCTCTACGGCGTTCCGTCGGCGGAGGCCCTCACCTACGCCTTCCTCACCCACGGGGCGCAGCTCGTCTTTTACACCCTGGCGGGCCTCGTGGCGGTGGTCTACCAGGGCAGCGGCTTCCG
- the metG gene encoding methionine--tRNA ligase: MADPTSSERLLVTAALPYANGPIHIGHLAGAYLPADLFVRYQRLKGEDVAFICGSDEMGVAILMRAIREDRTPEDIIDTYHPQIRDNFERFGMSFDYYGRTSSETHTETTQDFFRVLDEKEGFDLKTDEQLYDPEAEMFLADRFVTGTCPVCGFEEAYGDQCEQCGSSLSPTELENPQSTLTDATPEFKETTHWYLPLGELQPQLEEWIGSHPEWKNNVVGQIQSWFDEGLKGRAITRDVPWGVPVPDDVAERHGLEAEGKVIYVWFDAPIGYISATKEWAAEQGEPDAWTDYWQDEDTRLVHFIGKDNIVFHCLMFPSMLMEHGDYVLPDNVPANEFLNLEGEKLSTSRGWAVWLHEYLDDFADERHAPDLLRYALATTLPETKDADFSWEGFQQRVNGELANVFGNFVHRTLTFAQRYFDGTVPPLEDPSEADRAMLDRMAEVPGTVGMAYEEHRTRDAVFETMALARRGNKYFNDTEPWHTHESDPQACANTIHVSLQVCAALSILFEPVLPSAAATLRERVGLENVRTSTPDDDPADAVGWEDAGAPLLPAGHPIPSGADPEPLFQKIDDDTIEAQIEKLRERAAERDTDPSTTDMDYDALSDNISFDDFTQLDLRAGTVTTAEPVPDADKLLRLEVDLGFEERQILAGVAEQMAPDEVVGLEVVVVANMAPKEMFGVESQGMVLMAEEPDGTFVPVTTEAEDGSVVR; this comes from the coding sequence ATGGCCGATCCGACTTCTTCTGAGCGTCTCCTCGTCACCGCGGCCCTTCCGTACGCCAATGGCCCCATCCACATCGGCCACCTGGCGGGGGCGTACCTCCCGGCGGACCTCTTCGTGCGCTACCAGCGGCTGAAGGGGGAAGACGTGGCTTTCATCTGCGGCTCCGACGAAATGGGCGTTGCCATCCTCATGCGGGCCATTCGGGAGGACCGAACGCCGGAGGACATCATCGACACCTATCACCCCCAAATCCGCGACAACTTCGAGCGGTTTGGGATGAGCTTCGACTACTACGGGCGCACCTCCAGCGAGACCCACACAGAGACGACGCAGGACTTCTTCCGGGTGCTCGACGAGAAGGAGGGCTTCGACCTCAAAACCGACGAGCAGCTCTATGACCCGGAGGCCGAGATGTTTTTGGCCGACCGGTTCGTGACCGGCACGTGTCCGGTCTGTGGCTTCGAGGAGGCCTACGGCGACCAGTGCGAGCAGTGCGGCTCGTCCCTCAGCCCGACGGAGCTAGAGAACCCGCAGAGCACGCTCACCGACGCGACCCCGGAGTTCAAAGAGACCACCCACTGGTACCTGCCCCTCGGGGAGCTCCAGCCCCAACTCGAAGAGTGGATCGGCTCGCACCCGGAGTGGAAAAACAACGTCGTCGGGCAGATTCAGAGCTGGTTCGACGAGGGGCTGAAGGGCCGCGCCATCACCCGTGACGTGCCCTGGGGCGTCCCGGTCCCCGACGACGTGGCGGAGCGGCACGGGCTGGAGGCAGAAGGCAAAGTCATCTACGTGTGGTTCGACGCCCCGATCGGCTACATCTCGGCCACGAAGGAGTGGGCCGCGGAGCAGGGCGAGCCCGACGCGTGGACCGACTACTGGCAGGACGAGGACACCCGCCTCGTGCACTTCATCGGCAAGGACAACATTGTCTTCCACTGCCTCATGTTTCCGTCCATGCTCATGGAGCATGGCGACTACGTCCTGCCGGACAACGTGCCCGCCAACGAGTTCTTAAATCTCGAGGGGGAGAAGCTGTCCACGAGCCGCGGCTGGGCGGTCTGGCTCCACGAGTACCTCGACGACTTTGCGGACGAGCGGCACGCGCCCGACCTGCTCCGCTACGCCCTCGCCACGACCCTCCCCGAGACGAAGGACGCGGACTTCAGCTGGGAGGGATTTCAGCAGCGCGTGAACGGGGAGCTCGCCAACGTCTTCGGCAACTTCGTGCACCGGACGCTCACCTTTGCGCAGCGCTACTTCGACGGCACGGTCCCGCCGCTGGAGGATCCCTCCGAGGCCGACCGGGCCATGCTCGACCGGATGGCCGAGGTGCCCGGCACTGTGGGCATGGCCTACGAGGAGCACCGCACGCGGGACGCGGTCTTCGAGACGATGGCGCTGGCGCGTCGCGGCAACAAATACTTCAACGACACGGAGCCGTGGCACACCCACGAGAGCGACCCGCAGGCCTGCGCCAACACAATCCACGTCAGCCTGCAGGTGTGCGCCGCGCTGTCCATTCTGTTCGAGCCGGTGCTGCCCAGCGCCGCGGCGACGCTTCGGGAGCGCGTCGGGCTGGAGAACGTACGGACCAGCACCCCCGACGACGATCCCGCCGACGCCGTGGGCTGGGAAGACGCCGGGGCGCCCCTTCTGCCCGCCGGACACCCGATCCCGAGCGGCGCCGACCCGGAGCCGCTCTTCCAGAAAATCGACGACGACACCATCGAGGCCCAGATCGAGAAGCTCCGCGAGCGGGCCGCTGAACGAGATACGGACCCATCCACCACCGACATGGACTACGACGCCCTCAGCGACAACATTTCGTTCGACGACTTTACGCAGCTCGACCTGCGCGCCGGGACTGTAACGACCGCCGAGCCGGTGCCCGACGCCGACAAGCTGCTTCGATTGGAGGTCGACCTTGGCTTCGAGGAGCGGCAGATCCTCGCGGGGGTGGCCGAGCAAATGGCCCCCGACGAGGTCGTGGGGCTGGAGGTGGTCGTCGTCGCCAACATGGCGCCGAAGGAGATGTTTGGGGTCGAGAGCCAGGGCATGGTGCTCATGGCCGAGGAGCCGGATGGTACGTTCGTGCCGGTCACCACGGAGGCGGAGGACGGGTCGGTCGTGCGGTAG
- a CDS encoding putative molybdenum carrier protein, translating into MQFQKIISGGQTGVDRAALDAARAHDVAVGGWCPRGRRAEDGPIAPRYPLRETPTDAYAERTAWNVRDSDGTLIVAPGPLEGGTALTQREAEARKTPLLHVRLTDPAPVPMIHAWAAEHDVRVLNVAGPRASEGDGIYRQARSILEALLASA; encoded by the coding sequence GTGCAGTTTCAAAAAATCATCTCGGGCGGACAGACCGGCGTCGACCGGGCGGCGCTGGACGCGGCGCGGGCCCACGACGTGGCGGTTGGGGGCTGGTGCCCACGGGGACGCCGGGCGGAGGACGGACCGATTGCCCCGCGCTACCCGCTCCGAGAAACGCCGACGGACGCGTACGCGGAGCGGACGGCGTGGAACGTGCGGGACAGCGACGGGACCCTCATCGTTGCGCCCGGCCCCTTGGAGGGCGGGACGGCGCTCACGCAACGGGAGGCTGAGGCGCGCAAGACACCGCTTCTCCATGTTCGCCTGACGGATCCCGCGCCGGTGCCGATGATCCATGCGTGGGCGGCAGAACACGATGTGCGGGTCCTGAACGTGGCGGGGCCGCGAGCGAGCGAGGGGGACGGCATCTACCGCCAGGCCCGGTCCATTCTCGAGGCCCTGCTGGCATCGGCGTAG
- a CDS encoding LolA family protein translates to MLRRLLLLGVLLCAVPLPVGAQDGGPTLQALQSRYSALQGLRAAFTQVTASEFADDSTRIDGTVLLAGNRYRVETPAQTVVTDGATTWIYSPADSQVVVNTADAEASTLTPQAFLTTAADKYDRTARRTVTRAGTAHEMLSLTAADSSARFKEATLWVRRPDRIVTRLRAVDRNGSILDLRLRDIRIDPQVSGTPFSFSPPESVEVVDLRPTD, encoded by the coding sequence ATGCTACGACGCCTCCTACTGCTCGGCGTCCTGTTGTGCGCAGTCCCCCTCCCGGTGGGCGCCCAGGACGGCGGCCCGACCCTCCAAGCCCTCCAGTCGCGCTACAGTGCCCTGCAGGGCCTCCGGGCCGCCTTCACGCAGGTCACCGCCTCCGAGTTTGCGGACGACTCCACCCGGATTGACGGGACGGTGCTTCTCGCCGGGAACCGATACCGGGTCGAGACGCCCGCACAAACCGTCGTGACGGACGGCGCGACGACGTGGATTTACTCCCCTGCCGACAGTCAGGTCGTGGTGAATACGGCCGACGCGGAGGCCTCCACCCTGACCCCCCAGGCCTTCCTCACGACCGCGGCGGACAAATACGACCGCACGGCCCGCCGTACCGTGACCCGAGCCGGGACGGCACACGAAATGCTGTCCCTGACCGCGGCGGATTCGTCGGCCCGGTTCAAGGAGGCGACGCTGTGGGTCCGGCGCCCCGACCGCATCGTCACGCGCCTCCGGGCCGTCGACCGCAACGGATCGATTCTGGACCTTCGCCTGCGCGACATCCGGATCGACCCGCAAGTCAGTGGAACTCCCTTCTCGTTCTCGCCCCCCGAGAGCGTGGAGGTGGTGGATCTTCGCCCCACCGACTAG
- the hisA gene encoding 1-(5-phosphoribosyl)-5-[(5-phosphoribosylamino)methylideneamino]imidazole-4-carboxamide isomerase, with the protein MPLVIPAIDIRDGRCVRLHQGDYDNETVYFEDPVKMAKLWRVQNAQTLHVVDLDAARGEGEHNRDVIERMCDALDIPIQLGGGIRSMDQIEAALDRGVYRVILGTAAVRDPDFVERAVERFSAQQVVVSIDARDGEVRVQGWTEGSGLDAVAFAKDMEQRGVRRLVYTDISRDGTMEGPNIQAYRTLGRQLAHAKITASGGVGEHDDLLDIQTLQPYGVDSVIVGTALYENRFPCQQFWAWQDKDAVDLDTFSTASLR; encoded by the coding sequence ATGCCCCTCGTCATTCCCGCCATCGACATCCGCGACGGCCGGTGTGTGCGCCTGCACCAGGGCGATTACGACAACGAGACCGTGTACTTCGAGGACCCCGTCAAGATGGCCAAGCTGTGGCGCGTGCAGAATGCGCAGACGCTTCACGTGGTGGACCTCGATGCGGCCCGGGGGGAGGGGGAGCACAACCGGGACGTGATCGAGAGGATGTGCGACGCGCTCGACATCCCGATCCAGCTCGGGGGCGGCATCCGCTCGATGGATCAGATTGAGGCCGCCCTGGACCGGGGCGTCTACCGCGTCATCCTAGGCACCGCGGCCGTCCGCGACCCCGACTTCGTGGAGCGGGCGGTGGAGCGGTTTTCGGCCCAGCAGGTGGTCGTGAGCATCGACGCCCGCGACGGGGAGGTGCGCGTGCAGGGCTGGACGGAGGGATCGGGGCTCGACGCCGTTGCGTTCGCGAAGGACATGGAGCAGCGGGGCGTGCGTCGTCTCGTCTACACCGACATCAGCCGGGACGGAACGATGGAGGGCCCCAACATTCAGGCGTACCGGACGCTCGGCCGCCAGCTTGCCCACGCCAAGATCACGGCGTCCGGCGGCGTGGGCGAGCACGACGACCTGCTCGATATTCAAACGCTCCAGCCCTACGGCGTCGATTCGGTGATCGTGGGCACGGCGCTCTACGAGAACCGCTTTCCGTGCCAGCAGTTTTGGGCCTGGCAGGACAAGGACGCGGTCGACCTGGACACGTTCTCGACGGCGTCCCTCCGGTAG
- the proC gene encoding pyrroline-5-carboxylate reductase: MLSDDTVAVIGAGNIGHSLIGGMIGGNLIETEDVIATRRTGSALDALAEEFPGLRTTTDNVDAVQDASIILLTIKPQSRAEVITNIRDHVDRDVLVISVLAGITSERLQLGFGQDQPVIRAMPNTPALVDAGATALSPGTYATDAHLEKARAIFEAVGNAVVVPEDHMDAVTGLSGSGPAYVYMFIEALTDAGVKQGMSREDASTLARQTVYGAAKLAIDTDKHPAILRDEVTTPGGTAIAAVSSLEEHGLRTMLINAVSTATQRSEELNDE, encoded by the coding sequence ATGCTTTCAGACGATACGGTCGCGGTCATTGGGGCCGGCAATATCGGCCACTCCCTCATCGGCGGCATGATCGGCGGCAACCTGATCGAGACCGAGGACGTGATTGCGACCCGCCGGACCGGCTCGGCCCTCGACGCGCTGGCCGAGGAGTTTCCCGGCCTGCGCACCACGACCGACAACGTGGACGCCGTCCAGGACGCCTCCATCATTCTGCTGACCATCAAGCCCCAGAGCCGGGCCGAGGTCATTACCAACATCCGCGACCACGTGGACCGCGACGTGCTCGTCATCAGCGTGCTGGCCGGCATCACCAGCGAGCGGCTCCAGCTCGGATTCGGGCAGGACCAGCCCGTAATCCGTGCGATGCCGAACACGCCGGCCCTTGTAGACGCCGGCGCGACGGCGCTCTCCCCCGGCACGTACGCCACGGACGCCCACCTGGAGAAGGCCCGGGCGATTTTCGAGGCCGTGGGAAACGCCGTGGTCGTGCCCGAGGACCACATGGACGCCGTCACGGGGCTGTCCGGGAGCGGCCCGGCGTACGTGTACATGTTCATCGAGGCGCTGACCGACGCGGGCGTAAAGCAGGGCATGTCCCGCGAAGACGCCTCGACGCTGGCCCGGCAAACGGTGTACGGCGCCGCCAAGCTGGCCATCGACACGGACAAGCACCCCGCCATCCTGCGCGACGAGGTGACCACGCCCGGCGGGACCGCCATCGCCGCGGTGTCGTCGCTCGAAGAGCACGGGCTCCGCACCATGCTGATCAACGCCGTCAGCACCGCCACCCAGCGCTCCGAGGAGCTCAACGACGAATAG
- a CDS encoding 5'-methylthioadenosine/adenosylhomocysteine nucleosidase, whose amino-acid sequence MPLAIMSAMDVEMELYLDRCEILRSTQRAGRAFHEASWHGHDLVLVRAGVGKVNAALCTQLLIDAFDAEAVICTGSAGAVNPALDIGDVVVATDCVQHDVVVKFLGLPRGQIPFTDFRFFRTDAALRRRALSVDLPDHRIAPGRVLTGDRFVEDEADRHQLREELEGDCVEMEGAAVGQVCAMNDVPYLVVRAISDHADGTSDIDFEAFLQEAARSSSEIVLSLLTASDGDGTPSAPGR is encoded by the coding sequence ATGCCGTTGGCCATCATGTCTGCGATGGACGTCGAAATGGAGCTGTATCTCGACCGCTGCGAGATCCTGCGCTCGACGCAGCGGGCGGGACGTGCTTTTCATGAGGCGTCGTGGCACGGGCACGATCTTGTCCTCGTCCGGGCGGGCGTGGGGAAGGTGAATGCCGCCCTCTGCACACAACTTCTGATCGATGCGTTCGACGCCGAGGCCGTGATCTGTACCGGCTCGGCCGGGGCGGTGAACCCGGCGCTCGACATCGGTGACGTCGTCGTGGCGACCGACTGCGTGCAGCACGACGTGGTGGTCAAGTTCCTCGGGCTGCCGCGTGGACAGATTCCGTTCACCGACTTTCGCTTCTTTAGGACGGATGCCGCATTGCGTCGCCGTGCACTGTCGGTTGATCTGCCCGATCACCGGATTGCCCCTGGGCGCGTACTGACAGGGGATCGGTTCGTTGAGGACGAAGCCGACCGCCACCAGCTGCGCGAGGAGCTTGAAGGGGACTGTGTGGAAATGGAGGGCGCCGCCGTGGGGCAGGTCTGCGCGATGAACGACGTGCCGTACCTCGTGGTGCGGGCCATCTCGGACCATGCGGACGGCACGTCCGACATCGACTTCGAGGCGTTTCTGCAGGAGGCCGCCCGGTCCTCCTCCGAAATCGTCTTGTCCCTCCTCACCGCCTCGGATGGGGACGGCACCCCGTCTGCGCCCGGGCGTTGA
- a CDS encoding ABC transporter permease, with protein MPRRTDSSSATPAARLLKGAALVFSILGGGMAAWGIDKWMRYPEARASQFGFEAPLWPAFTLFVLAATAVGVRLLWIAAGRVEDGEDLFAERHRRRRSDPPPPPESE; from the coding sequence ATGCCACGACGGACTGATTCCTCCTCCGCCACCCCGGCCGCCCGCCTGCTGAAAGGGGCGGCCCTCGTGTTTTCCATCCTCGGGGGCGGGATGGCGGCCTGGGGGATCGACAAGTGGATGCGCTACCCCGAGGCCCGCGCAAGCCAGTTCGGGTTTGAGGCCCCGCTGTGGCCCGCCTTCACCCTGTTCGTGCTGGCCGCCACGGCCGTGGGGGTCCGGCTCCTCTGGATCGCGGCCGGGCGCGTTGAGGACGGCGAGGACCTCTTCGCCGAGCGCCATCGCCGTCGCCGCTCCGACCCGCCGCCCCCGCCGGAGTCGGAGTAG
- the hisH gene encoding imidazole glycerol phosphate synthase subunit HisH, translating into MTTIIDYGIGNLRSIEKAFETVGATVHRTDDPAAVAEAERLVLPGVGAFRACIDEIRRRDLEGPIHDAIGRGVPFLGVCVGMQLLFETGYEKGEHEGLGVLPGHVAHFRDTDADMPDELTVPHMGWNAIEPTRDHPLLDELGATPYVYFVHSYHPVADVPDDVLTTTSYGHTFPSVVQRDNVFGVQFHPEKSQAAGLGLLDNFAALPTTEEAGRTVST; encoded by the coding sequence ATGACGACCATCATCGACTACGGCATCGGCAACCTTCGCTCGATCGAAAAGGCCTTCGAGACCGTGGGGGCGACGGTGCACCGCACCGACGACCCGGCGGCCGTTGCGGAGGCCGAGCGGCTCGTGCTGCCGGGGGTGGGGGCGTTTCGGGCCTGCATCGACGAGATTCGGCGGCGCGACCTGGAGGGGCCGATCCACGACGCCATCGGCCGCGGGGTCCCGTTTCTGGGGGTCTGCGTGGGCATGCAACTGCTCTTCGAGACCGGCTACGAGAAGGGTGAACACGAGGGGCTCGGCGTCCTGCCCGGGCATGTCGCCCATTTTCGGGACACCGATGCGGACATGCCCGACGAGTTGACGGTTCCGCACATGGGCTGGAACGCAATCGAGCCGACCCGCGACCACCCGCTGCTTGACGAACTGGGGGCGACGCCGTACGTCTACTTCGTCCACTCCTACCACCCCGTGGCGGACGTCCCCGACGACGTGCTTACCACCACGTCCTACGGGCACACCTTCCCCTCCGTGGTGCAGCGCGACAACGTATTCGGCGTGCAGTTCCACCCCGAAAAGTCGCAGGCCGCCGGCCTCGGGCTGCTCGACAATTTTGCCGCACTTCCGACGACCGAGGAGGCCGGCCGGACAGTCTCTACGTAG
- the hisF gene encoding imidazole glycerol phosphate synthase subunit HisF: protein MPLAKRIIPCLDVDEGRVVKGINFVDIRDAGDPVEQARTYDAAGADELVFLDITATHEDRDIMHDVVRRTADQVFIPLTVGGGLRSVDDMRAMLQAGADKVAINSAAVKDPDLIARGADAFGDQCIVVAIDAKRRDGDGPAWEVVVHGGRKPTGRDAVEWAAEAEARGAGEILLTSMDRDGTKDGYDLDLLRAVTERTQIPVIASGGAGTLEHLRAGLVDGGASAVLAASIFHFREHTVEEAKDHLRDAGLPVRPPLNNWTDRYATTD from the coding sequence ATGCCCCTCGCGAAACGCATCATTCCCTGCCTCGACGTGGACGAAGGCCGCGTCGTGAAGGGCATCAACTTCGTCGACATCCGTGACGCCGGCGACCCGGTGGAACAGGCCCGCACCTACGACGCCGCCGGGGCCGACGAGCTGGTGTTTCTCGACATCACCGCCACGCACGAGGACCGCGACATCATGCACGACGTGGTGCGGCGCACCGCCGATCAGGTGTTCATTCCCCTGACCGTGGGCGGCGGGCTCCGCTCGGTCGACGACATGCGGGCGATGCTCCAGGCCGGGGCCGACAAGGTGGCCATCAACTCCGCGGCCGTGAAGGACCCGGACCTGATCGCCCGCGGCGCCGACGCGTTCGGGGACCAGTGCATCGTGGTGGCCATCGACGCGAAGCGGCGGGACGGCGACGGGCCCGCGTGGGAGGTGGTCGTCCACGGCGGCCGCAAGCCGACCGGACGGGACGCTGTGGAGTGGGCCGCCGAGGCGGAGGCCCGCGGGGCCGGCGAGATTCTGCTGACCTCGATGGACCGGGACGGCACCAAGGACGGGTACGACCTCGACCTCCTCCGCGCCGTGACGGAGCGGACCCAGATTCCCGTCATTGCCTCCGGCGGGGCCGGCACCCTGGAGCACCTGCGGGCGGGCCTCGTCGACGGCGGGGCCAGCGCGGTGCTGGCCGCCTCGATCTTTCACTTTCGCGAGCACACCGTGGAGGAGGCCAAAGACCATCTCCGCGACGCCGGCCTGCCGGTTCGGCCTCCCCTGAACAACTGGACCGACCGATATGCCACGACGGACTGA
- the hisB gene encoding imidazoleglycerol-phosphate dehydratase HisB, giving the protein MSTPSFPPRTATVERTTAETDVSVALTLDGDGSYDVDTGVGFFDHMLSLFAKHGALDLEVQCDGDLEVDDHHTVEDVAIGLGRALDEALGDKAHIARYGHAYVPMDDALARAVVDLSGRSYCHLEAPFERDQVGGLSTELVEHVWRSVADHARCNLHLTVLHGHNAHHKIEALFKAAARALRSAVRRRADHAEVASTKGTLV; this is encoded by the coding sequence ATGTCCACCCCCAGCTTCCCCCCCCGCACGGCGACCGTCGAGCGCACCACCGCCGAGACGGATGTGTCCGTCGCCCTCACCCTCGACGGCGACGGGAGCTACGACGTCGACACCGGCGTCGGGTTCTTCGACCACATGCTGTCCCTCTTCGCCAAGCACGGCGCGCTCGACCTCGAGGTGCAGTGCGACGGTGATCTGGAGGTGGACGACCACCACACGGTCGAGGACGTGGCCATCGGCCTCGGCCGCGCCCTCGACGAGGCCCTCGGGGACAAGGCCCACATCGCCCGCTACGGGCACGCCTACGTGCCGATGGACGACGCCCTGGCCCGGGCCGTGGTGGACCTCTCGGGGCGAAGCTACTGCCACCTGGAGGCCCCCTTCGAGCGGGACCAGGTCGGCGGCCTGTCGACGGAGCTGGTCGAGCACGTGTGGCGCTCCGTGGCCGATCACGCCCGCTGCAACCTGCACCTGACCGTCCTCCACGGGCACAACGCCCACCACAAGATTGAGGCCCTCTTCAAGGCCGCCGCCCGTGCCCTCCGCAGTGCGGTGCGCCGCCGGGCCGACCACGCCGAGGTGGCCTCCACGAAGGGGACCCTGGTCTAG
- the thpR gene encoding RNA 2',3'-cyclic phosphodiesterase, with translation MRLFTAIDLPDGFRNEAAGLQAPSALDARWTAPAQFHVTLRFIGDASPERAARYEQALAELTAPAARCEPYGLDVLPSRRSPRVLVLGLERTESLLALHTAVSDALEREGLSPEDRDYTPHLTLARVGDTAPETVHAFLRTADVPSFPAFQADRFVLYESTLTSDGAVYDPRAIYPLNG, from the coding sequence ATGCGACTCTTCACGGCAATTGATCTGCCGGATGGATTCCGAAACGAAGCGGCCGGCCTGCAGGCACCGTCCGCGCTGGACGCCCGCTGGACCGCCCCCGCCCAGTTTCACGTGACGCTCCGCTTCATTGGCGATGCCAGCCCCGAGCGGGCGGCGCGCTACGAGCAGGCCCTCGCGGAGCTGACCGCCCCGGCCGCCCGCTGCGAGCCCTACGGCCTGGACGTGTTGCCGTCCCGGCGCTCCCCTCGCGTCCTGGTGCTCGGCCTGGAACGCACCGAGTCCCTCCTGGCCCTCCACACGGCCGTCAGCGATGCCCTCGAACGGGAAGGCCTGTCGCCAGAAGACCGCGACTACACCCCTCACCTCACGCTCGCCCGGGTGGGGGATACGGCCCCGGAGACGGTGCACGCGTTTCTGCGAACCGCAGACGTGCCCTCTTTTCCGGCCTTCCAGGCCGACCGGTTTGTGCTATACGAAAGCACCCTCACCTCGGACGGGGCCGTTTACGATCCACGGGCGATTTACCCACTCAACGGATAG